One region of Oxalobacteraceae bacterium OTU3CAMAD1 genomic DNA includes:
- a CDS encoding PQQ-binding-like beta-propeller repeat protein, whose amino-acid sequence MQFLKYSAALASCVLLLSACGGGGGGGGGGGGGAAGADQGWLTFTPNPVNVAANQGQSTWFTINAKSSRTITQVFNIGIVEPSGMVTTDVSLSPVSQYEYNATLRTSPTMGAGSHTGKLEVRLCEDDPKVCNKPISGSPWFIPMTLTVNAAPVVTPPVVTPPVVTPPVVLPPVTAQFNLASIDVSTYEGEPVTVALSAGISRSLLGVANVGVVDSKGLLAASTNDASFTDSLHFNATLQTATGLSVGKHTGTLQVRACEDSLAVCAKPVSGSPWSLPISVNVVSQLNLKALSTLPQVPDWSTHQGNAAHTGAINASFDPAVFTRRFTVGTTGAYQGGVATEGANSFAVVSLAGQWMVQAISDVTGKELWRVSLGTLSNANPPAAANGKVYVTSTGHQDSYLWILDQRDGSLLAKRAMSSQWEHYLAPTIANGAVYTNYGYYGGMAKYNGTDATPQWEVGLPQFDNWTPAVDNNYAYTYVNGTFHALDNGSGAVGYTVADPKYSWHGWSADGSVVLGAGMLYAYDGGRVTALNLTSRVIAWSASGNGVTAQPALGAGALYVLSANGTVLEARNPASGAVQWISNDLGAAYRQVVVSNNLAFVSNDSTTLAINLNTRKTVWTYPLGGKLSISKRGVLYIVSPQKLAAVNLQ is encoded by the coding sequence CCTGCGGCGGTGGTGGCGGCGGTGGCGGTGGCGGTGGCGGCGGAGCGGCCGGCGCCGACCAAGGCTGGCTGACCTTCACGCCCAATCCCGTCAACGTCGCGGCCAACCAAGGCCAATCGACCTGGTTCACCATCAACGCCAAGTCGTCGCGCACCATCACCCAGGTCTTCAATATCGGCATCGTCGAGCCCTCGGGCATGGTGACCACCGACGTCTCGCTGTCGCCGGTGAGCCAATATGAATACAACGCCACGCTGCGTACCAGCCCGACAATGGGCGCGGGCAGCCATACCGGCAAGCTGGAGGTGCGCCTGTGCGAGGACGATCCAAAGGTCTGCAATAAACCGATCAGCGGCTCGCCATGGTTCATCCCGATGACCCTGACCGTCAACGCCGCCCCGGTGGTCACGCCGCCGGTGGTCACGCCGCCCGTCGTCACGCCACCCGTGGTGTTGCCGCCGGTGACGGCGCAGTTCAACCTGGCCTCGATCGACGTCAGCACCTATGAAGGCGAGCCGGTCACCGTCGCCCTGTCGGCCGGCATCAGCCGCTCGCTGCTCGGCGTCGCCAATGTCGGCGTGGTCGATAGCAAAGGCTTGCTCGCCGCCAGCACCAACGACGCCAGTTTCACCGACTCGCTGCATTTCAATGCCACGCTGCAGACCGCCACCGGTTTGTCCGTCGGCAAACACACCGGCACGCTGCAGGTGCGCGCCTGCGAGGACAGCCTCGCCGTTTGCGCCAAGCCCGTCAGTGGCTCGCCATGGTCGCTGCCGATCAGCGTCAACGTCGTTTCCCAGCTCAACCTGAAGGCGCTTTCGACCCTGCCGCAAGTGCCCGACTGGAGCACGCATCAGGGCAACGCCGCGCATACCGGCGCCATCAATGCCAGCTTCGATCCCGCAGTCTTCACCCGCCGCTTCACCGTCGGCACCACCGGCGCCTACCAGGGCGGCGTGGCGACCGAAGGGGCCAACAGCTTCGCGGTCGTCTCCCTCGCCGGCCAATGGATGGTGCAGGCGATCAGCGACGTCACCGGCAAGGAACTGTGGCGCGTCAGCCTGGGTACGCTATCGAACGCGAACCCGCCGGCGGCGGCCAACGGCAAAGTCTACGTGACATCGACCGGCCACCAGGATTCGTATCTGTGGATACTGGACCAGCGCGACGGTTCGCTGCTGGCCAAACGCGCCATGAGCTCGCAATGGGAACACTATCTGGCGCCGACCATCGCCAACGGCGCCGTCTATACCAACTATGGCTATTACGGCGGCATGGCCAAGTACAACGGCACCGACGCCACGCCGCAGTGGGAAGTCGGACTGCCGCAATTCGATAACTGGACGCCAGCGGTCGACAACAACTACGCCTACACCTACGTCAACGGCACATTCCATGCGCTCGACAACGGCAGCGGCGCCGTCGGCTACACCGTCGCCGATCCCAAGTACAGCTGGCACGGCTGGAGCGCCGACGGCTCGGTGGTGCTGGGCGCGGGCATGTTGTACGCCTACGACGGCGGCCGCGTTACCGCGTTGAACCTGACGTCGCGTGTCATCGCCTGGAGTGCGTCGGGCAACGGCGTGACGGCGCAACCGGCCCTGGGCGCCGGGGCGCTGTATGTGTTGAGCGCGAACGGCACGGTGCTGGAAGCGCGCAATCCGGCCAGCGGCGCGGTGCAGTGGATATCGAACGATCTCGGCGCGGCCTACCGCCAGGTCGTCGTCAGCAACAACCTGGCGTTTGTCAGCAACGACAGCACCACACTGGCGATCAATCTGAACACCCGCAAGACGGTGTGGACCTATCCACTGGGCGGGAAGTTATCGATCTCCAAGCGGGGCGTGTTGTACATCGTCTCGCCGCAAAAGCTGGCCGCTGTCAATCTGCAATAA
- a CDS encoding VOC family protein → MSGIPKQTLCTIVPCMRYRDAPAAIEWLCDTFGFEPQLVVPNEDGTIAHAQLSFGSSMIMLGSVFDTEYGRLMKQPAEIGHFVTQSTYLVVNNADLVYGRALEAGAKILLDIKDEDYGGRGFTCRDPEGHVWSIGTYDPQG, encoded by the coding sequence ATGTCCGGCATACCCAAGCAAACCCTCTGCACCATTGTACCCTGCATGCGCTACCGCGACGCGCCCGCCGCCATCGAATGGCTGTGCGACACCTTCGGCTTCGAACCACAACTGGTCGTCCCCAACGAGGACGGCACCATCGCCCATGCCCAGCTCTCGTTCGGCAGCAGCATGATCATGCTCGGTTCCGTGTTCGACACCGAGTACGGCCGGCTGATGAAACAACCGGCCGAAATCGGCCACTTCGTCACCCAAAGCACCTACCTGGTGGTCAACAACGCCGACCTGGTGTACGGCCGCGCGCTGGAAGCCGGCGCCAAAATCCTGTTGGATATCAAAGATGAAGATTACGGCGGCCGGGGCTTCACCTGCCGCGACCCGGAAGGCCATGTCTGGAGCATCGGCACCTACGATCCGCAAGGCTGA
- a CDS encoding nucleoside deaminase encodes MALKKTIDVQAAVAIAAAEAIAAKTQGTFGVGGLMLDQHGNVLQSLHNNVIKQGLIFDPTAHGERQLIDWYYAERAKGRDLPPPQDITIVTSLDPCCMCSGAILAGGFNVVVAAPDREAGIDHDVSAGFGALPEALRAQAASTFSYPAILGSSLYARAASGATPKSFFIGKTISEPTQALCALVFEATSDEVMRLFQTDPPGEQLLDPAALASDHAIVRALKQVYPDALAYRCAPLTPDAGLAPFLLQAMARDCEHGGGGQGDAVALLDSFGNLLLCMPGRMAQSGIRSAFMEATRAYAQLRYKLMAGAAPERQEEVRRYLGHPKDGTLVFARGPDAGAISFMNLGAYGSTMEGPLPPTNPRQFQYVVPAIAQAELDAICAAMPPLYSDIIRIHATQVTDRGLIDALMRG; translated from the coding sequence TTGGCCCTCAAGAAGACGATCGATGTGCAGGCGGCCGTCGCGATCGCGGCGGCCGAGGCCATCGCCGCCAAGACGCAGGGCACCTTCGGCGTCGGTGGCCTGATGCTGGACCAGCATGGCAACGTGCTGCAGTCGCTGCACAACAACGTCATCAAGCAGGGTTTGATTTTCGATCCCACCGCCCACGGCGAGCGCCAGTTGATCGACTGGTACTACGCCGAACGCGCCAAGGGCCGCGACCTGCCGCCGCCGCAGGACATCACCATCGTCACCTCGCTCGACCCGTGCTGCATGTGCAGCGGCGCGATACTGGCCGGCGGCTTTAATGTGGTGGTTGCCGCGCCGGACCGCGAAGCCGGCATCGACCACGACGTCAGCGCCGGCTTCGGCGCGCTGCCGGAGGCGCTGCGCGCGCAAGCCGCATCGACCTTCAGCTATCCGGCGATTTTGGGTTCCTCGCTGTACGCGCGGGCAGCCTCCGGCGCCACGCCCAAGTCCTTCTTCATCGGCAAGACCATCTCCGAACCGACGCAGGCCTTGTGCGCGCTGGTGTTCGAGGCAACATCCGATGAGGTGATGCGCTTGTTCCAGACCGATCCGCCAGGGGAACAGCTGCTCGATCCCGCCGCCTTGGCGTCCGATCACGCCATCGTACGGGCGCTGAAGCAGGTCTATCCGGATGCGCTGGCCTACCGCTGCGCGCCACTCACGCCCGATGCCGGCCTGGCTCCGTTCCTGCTGCAGGCGATGGCGCGCGACTGCGAACATGGTGGCGGTGGTCAAGGCGACGCCGTCGCGCTGCTCGATTCGTTCGGCAATCTGCTGCTTTGCATGCCGGGCAGGATGGCACAATCGGGCATCCGCAGCGCCTTTATGGAGGCCACGCGCGCCTACGCGCAACTGCGCTACAAACTGATGGCCGGCGCCGCGCCGGAACGGCAGGAAGAGGTGCGCCGCTATCTGGGCCACCCGAAGGACGGTACCCTGGTTTTCGCCAGGGGGCCGGACGCCGGCGCGATCAGCTTCATGAATCTCGGTGCTTACGGCTCGACGATGGAAGGACCGCTGCCGCCGACCAATCCAAGGCAGTTCCAGTATGTCGTGCCGGCCATCGCGCAGGCGGAGCTGGACGCCATCTGCGCGGCGATGCCGCCGCTGTACAGCGACATTATTCGCATCCATGCCACACAGGTCACAGACCGAGGACTGATCGACGCCCTAATGCGGGGCTGA
- a CDS encoding cytidine deaminase, which yields MNKQELIAEAAAARLKAYTPYSNFKVGAALLTNDGKVFHGCNVENAAYGLCNCAERTAFFSAFAHGYKPGEFDQLVVIGETDGPIAPCGACRQVILELGGDELPVLLTNLKGDIFETTAAAQLPNGFGRADLKK from the coding sequence ATGAACAAACAAGAACTGATCGCCGAAGCCGCCGCCGCGCGGCTGAAGGCGTACACGCCGTACTCCAACTTCAAGGTCGGCGCGGCGCTGCTGACCAACGACGGCAAGGTTTTCCACGGCTGTAACGTGGAAAACGCGGCCTACGGCTTGTGCAACTGCGCCGAGCGCACCGCCTTCTTCAGCGCCTTCGCGCACGGCTACAAGCCGGGAGAATTCGACCAGCTGGTCGTCATCGGCGAGACCGACGGCCCGATTGCCCCTTGCGGCGCCTGCCGCCAGGTGATCCTGGAACTGGGCGGCGACGAGCTGCCGGTGCTGCTGACCAACCTGAAAGGCGACATCTTCGAGACCACGGCTGCCGCCCAGCTGCCGAACGGCTTCGGCCGCGCCGATCTGAAGAAGTAA